The DNA sequence TTCCGATCTCGATCGTCCAGTGCGGGGCGGATCAGCGCGTAGCGGAACAGGCCGATCTCGCGGCGGTGCTCGTCCTCCACCTTCGTCCTTCGTCGGTCGCTGGTGGAGGCGGAGTGTTCACCTGGCCCACGGCGCCGGGAAGGGCGAGCTCGTGTTGGACAGCAACTGGCCGTCGGTCGCCGCCGACGCGAACATCCACGGCGAGCCCGACCCTGCAGCGCGCGCCGCTACGGCGATCGCGGTCACCGCGTCGGACAACGGCGAGCCCGACGGCTCGATCCGTGACAGGCCAGCATCCAGCCACAGCGCCCAGCGCGTGAAATGCGCCCGGATCGTGTCGGCAACCTCAGCGAGGCGCGACAGCCAGCCCCGCACCGTGGACCGCGGCAAGCCCAGCTCCCGCACGATCCGGCGACGACTCCACCCGCGTGCACACAGCTCCAGGCCGCGGCCGATCACCTCGGCCCCATCCGCCCGTCGCAGCAGCATCAGCGCAGGCAGCAGCACATGTGTCGCCGCGCAGCTCCGGCACCGCGACCGCCGTGGACGCACCCGCCGTGCGGCCCACGCCCGGCCCACCACCCGTTCCCGCGCCCACCCCCACGGGCCCAAAACCCCCGAACAAGACGGGCACGCCAGCCCGCCGCCCGCCAACTGCGACTCGACCACGGACACGTCAAGGCTTACCGTCACCATCGCTGCACCTCGCAGCACAGGGGCCCTCCCGTGGTCTGGCCAGACACGAGCGGGAGGGCCCTCGCTCATCTACCGACCGGCGGACCCTGCCCGTGCAACGACGAACGGGGCAACCCGAAGGCCGCCCCGCCAATCTCACCGACCCTGTCGCTCTATCCGCCCCGCAGCCTCAACCTGAATGTCGTTTCACAGCCGAAGGGCTGGTGATCCCCGCGCGGCCGGTGCGTGAGCCGGTGGGGCCGAAGAAGCCGTGGCCGGACTGGGTGGAGTACCGGCCGGGTCAGGTTTGGGGACACGATTTCTCGGCGTTCGCCCGCGCCGGCCGTGACGCGTTGGCGGTGATGGACCTGGTCTCACGCAAGTGGCTGCGAACCCTGCTGGTGGCCCACCAGCGCGGCGAGTCCGACCACGTGAAGGTCATCTACACCCTGGCGCTTGAAGACGAAGGGCTGCTTGCCGAGGCCGAACGTCGGATGGTGCAGGTCGTCGAGCCGAACTCCGACGAGCAGCTGCCGATCCTGCTCGCCGTCTCCGACGGCGGACCCCAGATGGTGTCGGGCACCACCCGCGAGTGGATGGCGCTGCACTCTTTGGCGATGCACGTCGGGCG is a window from the Actinomycetota bacterium genome containing:
- a CDS encoding helix-turn-helix domain-containing protein, whose product is MVTVSLDVSVVESQLAGGGLACPSCSGVLGPWGWARERVVGRAWAARRVRPRRSRCRSCAATHVLLPALMLLRRADGAEVIGRGLELCARGWSRRRIVRELGLPRSTVRGWLSRLAEVADTIRAHFTRWALWLDAGLSRIEPSGSPLSDAVTAIAVAARAAGSGSPWMFASAATDGQLLSNTSSPFPAPWAR
- a CDS encoding integrase core domain-containing protein, producing the protein MIPARPVREPVGPKKPWPDWVEYRPGQVWGHDFSAFARAGRDALAVMDLVSRKWLRTLLVAHQRGESDHVKVIYTLALEDEGLLAEAERRMVQVVEPNSDEQLPILLAVSDGGPQMVSGTTREWMALHSLAMHVGRPGTPTDQAHIESLWGHIKNEWPHLEAIDDPGLLEAELERRRLEYNGVRLHAGIGYVTPDDEHEGRGAQIRKKRREGMIAARAARITYRRHNHETRT